A genomic segment from Stappia indica encodes:
- a CDS encoding carbohydrate ABC transporter permease has protein sequence MRRLSIARREALTTLWLAGPATLAMVLFIFLPVAIVALLSFTDYQFGATTLNWTGLENYQRLLGSTLGQRAITNTLLYVAIVIPASVALGLLVALGLHRMTGWAPGLAHALRAVYFLPVAATLVAMSVAWQMVLHPSLGVVNHALAALGGEPRNWLSDRGLVLYTLAMIGIWQTVGYNMVLFLAGLVAIPPELYDAAEVDGAGGGWSRFWTVTWPMLGPTTLFVLVVTATNAFRVFETVATLTRGGPAFASDTLVYALYREGFVYFKAGYASAITMVFFAFLLILTFAQIRIVEKKVHYR, from the coding sequence ATGAGGCGCCTGTCGATTGCCCGCCGCGAGGCGCTGACCACGCTCTGGCTCGCCGGTCCCGCGACGCTGGCCATGGTGCTGTTCATCTTCCTGCCCGTCGCCATCGTCGCCCTGCTGTCATTCACCGACTACCAGTTCGGCGCGACCACGCTGAACTGGACGGGACTGGAGAACTACCAGCGCCTGCTCGGCTCGACGCTGGGGCAACGGGCCATCACCAACACCCTGCTTTACGTGGCCATCGTCATTCCGGCCTCCGTCGCGCTCGGCCTGCTGGTCGCGCTCGGCCTGCACCGGATGACCGGCTGGGCGCCCGGCCTTGCCCATGCGCTGCGCGCCGTCTACTTCCTGCCCGTCGCCGCGACGCTGGTCGCCATGTCGGTCGCCTGGCAGATGGTGCTGCATCCCTCGCTCGGCGTGGTCAACCACGCGCTCGCGGCCCTTGGCGGCGAGCCGCGCAACTGGCTCAGCGACCGGGGCCTGGTGCTCTACACCCTGGCGATGATCGGCATCTGGCAGACCGTCGGCTACAACATGGTGCTGTTCCTGGCCGGCCTCGTCGCCATTCCGCCGGAGCTCTACGACGCCGCCGAGGTCGACGGGGCGGGCGGCGGCTGGTCGCGCTTCTGGACCGTCACCTGGCCGATGCTCGGGCCGACCACCCTCTTCGTGCTGGTGGTGACCGCGACCAACGCCTTCCGGGTGTTCGAGACCGTCGCCACGCTGACGCGCGGCGGCCCGGCCTTCGCCTCCGACACGCTGGTCTACGCGCTCTACCGGGAAGGCTTCGTCTATTTCAAGGCGGGCTATGCCAGCGCCATCACCATGGTCTTCTTCGCCTTCCTGCTGATCCTGACCTTCGCGCAGATCCGCATCGTCGAGAAGAAGGTGCATTACAGATGA
- a CDS encoding DeoR/GlpR family DNA-binding transcription regulator: MNRVEPLSAFSPRQREILALTERNGFVTIESLAEEFGVSAQTIRRDIIALADAGRLQRFHGGAGVTGQTETLRLDHGQKEQLSVEDKVRVAQTAAACVPDGASLFLDVGTTVEMAAKALNARPGFRVFTNSMRAALAFDPSRHDVNVIGRRVAGRDGSLVGEETMLALQGLRLDYALIGCSAVDAEGRVMDFDLSKIAVKKVAMQAARKSLLLATPSKFGRSALSTIAMLSDFEQVIDGSRDLAAQAG; this comes from the coding sequence ATGAATCGAGTCGAGCCCTTGTCGGCCTTCAGCCCCCGCCAGCGCGAGATCCTGGCGCTCACCGAGCGCAACGGGTTCGTCACCATCGAGAGCCTTGCCGAGGAGTTCGGCGTGTCGGCGCAGACGATCCGGCGCGACATCATCGCGCTGGCCGATGCCGGCCGCTTGCAGCGTTTCCACGGCGGGGCCGGCGTCACCGGCCAGACCGAGACGCTGCGGCTCGACCACGGGCAGAAGGAACAGCTCTCCGTCGAGGACAAGGTGCGGGTCGCGCAGACGGCCGCGGCCTGCGTGCCCGACGGGGCGAGCCTCTTCCTCGATGTCGGGACCACGGTCGAGATGGCGGCCAAGGCGCTTAACGCCCGGCCGGGCTTTCGCGTCTTTACCAACAGCATGCGCGCGGCGCTCGCCTTCGATCCCTCGCGCCACGACGTCAACGTGATCGGCCGGCGGGTGGCCGGGCGCGACGGCTCGCTGGTCGGCGAGGAGACGATGCTGGCGCTGCAGGGGCTGCGGCTCGACTATGCGCTGATCGGCTGCTCGGCGGTGGATGCCGAGGGGCGGGTGATGGATTTCGACCTGTCGAAGATCGCGGTGAAGAAGGTGGCGATGCAGGCGGCGCGCAAGTCGCTTCTGCTGGCGACGCCGAGCAAGTTCGGCCGCTCGGCGCTCTCCACCATCGCCATGCTGTCGGATTTCGAGCAGGTGATCGACGGCAGCCGGGACCTGGCGGCGCAGGCCGGCTGA
- a CDS encoding TIGR00725 family protein — MGNTRYFLSDDTVHCELGRLDAWDWRWQACALPADARAVSAREALAAVGTKGGARRVPVGVIGPRAATPEQYAGAEAVGRALGALGLTVICGGKSGVMEAAAKGCREAGGLTIGMLPDHDWRCANDHIAIPIATGLSEGRNMIIAKSSAVLVAVGGSYGTLSEIAYGLHFSKPVIGLLGAPEVEGLEMASDPDDAVERLCGHVMAMAISS; from the coding sequence ATGGGTAACACGCGTTATTTTCTGTCTGATGACACCGTCCACTGCGAGCTGGGCCGTCTCGATGCGTGGGACTGGCGCTGGCAGGCCTGCGCGCTTCCCGCCGATGCCCGTGCCGTTTCCGCCCGAGAGGCGCTGGCCGCTGTCGGCACGAAGGGCGGCGCGCGGCGCGTGCCCGTCGGCGTCATCGGGCCGCGTGCGGCAACGCCGGAACAATATGCCGGAGCCGAGGCCGTGGGCCGGGCGCTCGGCGCCCTCGGCCTGACCGTGATCTGCGGCGGCAAGAGCGGCGTCATGGAGGCTGCAGCCAAGGGTTGCCGCGAGGCCGGCGGCCTCACCATCGGCATGCTGCCGGACCACGACTGGCGCTGCGCCAACGACCATATCGCCATCCCCATCGCCACCGGCCTCAGCGAGGGCCGCAACATGATCATCGCCAAATCGTCGGCCGTGCTGGTCGCCGTCGGCGGGTCCTACGGCACCCTGTCGGAGATCGCCTACGGCCTGCACTTCTCCAAGCCCGTCATCGGTCTGCTCGGCGCGCCGGAAGTCGAGGGCCTGGAAATGGCGAGCGATCCGGACGATGCGGTCGAGCGGCTTTGCGGGCATGTGATGGCAATGGCGATCTCGTCATAA
- a CDS encoding proton-conducting transporter membrane subunit, which translates to MFPTALAPLPLLILAAFALARPGRRPGALPALAEGAALLSLGLALAGALQLALVGPATLGIGSDALALALALDTVSAVMSVLVAFVAWVVARFSRSYLDGEAREGAFHGLLLATIAAVLVLVQAATLPVLILSFVLIGVLLRQLLLFYRERPQARRAAAKFTLAWTAGDAALLLAALGFWAAFGTVSLAGIGEAAASGDMPLAADIAVLLVVLAALLKTAAFPLHGWLTEVMEAPTPVSALLHAGIINAGGLLLIRLAEPVQASPAAMTLLVMLGGFSALFGALVMLTQSAVKTALAWSTVAQMGFMLLQCGLGLWPLALLHIVAHSLYKAHAFLSSGTAVRAVEATRRPGPVAAPGIAAVTRAFLLALALYAAVAGAFSLLPLEKSAQALALGAILIFGVAYLVAQGLADAAPAALTRKTATASVVAAIGYFGFHVLAGLVAGGSLPAPPQAGPLEWALIALALASFGGVAIAQALFPHWAHHPATAGLRVHFANGFYVNAALDRLIGGFRTPSSN; encoded by the coding sequence ATGTTCCCCACAGCGCTCGCGCCCCTGCCGCTTCTGATCCTTGCCGCCTTCGCCCTGGCTCGTCCCGGCCGCCGACCGGGCGCTTTGCCGGCACTGGCGGAGGGCGCCGCGCTGCTGTCCCTTGGTCTCGCCCTTGCCGGCGCGCTTCAGCTGGCGCTCGTCGGCCCGGCAACGCTCGGCATCGGCAGTGACGCCCTCGCCCTGGCGCTTGCCCTCGACACGGTGTCGGCGGTCATGTCGGTTCTGGTCGCCTTCGTCGCCTGGGTGGTTGCCCGCTTCTCGCGCAGCTATCTCGACGGCGAGGCGCGGGAAGGCGCCTTCCACGGCCTGCTGCTCGCCACCATCGCCGCCGTCCTCGTGCTGGTACAGGCCGCCACCCTGCCGGTCCTGATCCTGAGCTTCGTCCTCATCGGCGTGCTGCTGCGGCAGTTGCTGCTGTTCTACCGCGAGCGGCCGCAGGCCCGGCGGGCAGCGGCGAAGTTCACCCTCGCCTGGACCGCCGGCGACGCCGCGCTGCTGCTTGCCGCGCTCGGTTTCTGGGCCGCCTTCGGCACGGTGTCGCTCGCCGGCATCGGAGAGGCCGCCGCAAGCGGCGACATGCCGCTTGCAGCCGACATCGCCGTCCTGCTCGTCGTGCTGGCCGCGCTGCTGAAGACGGCGGCCTTTCCCCTGCATGGCTGGCTGACGGAGGTGATGGAGGCTCCCACCCCGGTCTCGGCGCTGCTGCATGCGGGCATCATCAATGCCGGCGGCCTGCTGCTCATCCGCCTTGCCGAGCCGGTGCAGGCGAGCCCGGCCGCGATGACGCTGCTGGTCATGCTCGGCGGCTTCTCGGCCCTGTTCGGCGCGCTCGTCATGCTAACCCAGAGCGCGGTGAAGACGGCGCTCGCCTGGTCGACGGTCGCGCAGATGGGCTTCATGCTGCTGCAATGCGGGCTCGGCCTGTGGCCGCTCGCCCTGCTGCACATCGTCGCCCACTCGCTCTACAAGGCGCACGCCTTCCTCTCCTCCGGCACGGCGGTGCGCGCCGTAGAGGCGACGCGGCGGCCCGGCCCGGTCGCCGCGCCCGGCATCGCTGCGGTGACGCGTGCCTTCCTGCTCGCCCTCGCTCTTTATGCGGCTGTCGCCGGAGCTTTCTCGCTGCTGCCGCTTGAGAAGTCGGCTCAGGCGCTGGCGCTCGGCGCGATCCTGATCTTCGGCGTCGCCTATCTGGTGGCGCAGGGTCTGGCCGACGCCGCCCCCGCCGCCCTCACCCGCAAGACCGCGACAGCCTCTGTCGTGGCCGCCATCGGCTATTTCGGCTTCCATGTGCTGGCCGGGCTGGTGGCGGGCGGCTCGCTGCCCGCCCCGCCGCAGGCCGGTCCGCTGGAATGGGCGCTGATCGCCCTGGCGCTCGCCTCCTTCGGCGGCGTCGCCATCGCGCAGGCGCTGTTCCCGCACTGGGCGCATCATCCGGCAACGGCAGGTCTGCGGGTCCACTTCGCCAACGGCTTTTATGTCAACGCGGCGCTCGACCGCCTGATCGGCGGCTTCCGGACCCCCTCGTCCAACTGA
- a CDS encoding LysR family transcriptional regulator yields the protein MPPLNLHHLRLFSAVAEDGTLTGAARRLNLSASALSAQVKTLEGALGHDLFERRGRGLVLTEAGRIALDHAQAIFRTAEDLSATLKGGGQKPRALRVGALSTLSRNLQIQFLMPVIGKPDVDVVVRSGSQKELLAGLDSLALDVVLTNVAPARDEARRYLVHRIAEQAASLIGTPERAGRDRPLVDLLVREPLVLPTRETAIRAAFDVLAARLGVVPRIAAEVDDMTMIRLLAREDAGLAVIPPIVVRDELANGVLVEAGPLPGITEVFLAVTVERRFPNPLLADLLFRTPEGVPASSGDGAAT from the coding sequence ATGCCGCCGCTCAATCTCCATCACCTCCGGCTGTTCAGCGCTGTCGCCGAGGACGGGACGCTGACCGGGGCGGCGCGCCGGCTCAACCTGTCGGCTTCCGCCCTGTCGGCACAGGTGAAGACGCTGGAGGGGGCGCTGGGCCACGATCTCTTCGAGCGGCGCGGGCGCGGGCTGGTGCTGACCGAGGCGGGGCGCATCGCGCTCGACCATGCGCAGGCGATCTTCCGCACCGCCGAGGACCTGTCGGCGACGCTGAAGGGCGGCGGGCAGAAGCCGCGCGCCCTGCGCGTCGGCGCGCTGAGCACCCTGTCGCGCAACCTGCAGATCCAGTTCCTGATGCCGGTCATCGGCAAGCCGGATGTCGATGTGGTGGTGCGCTCGGGCAGCCAGAAGGAGCTGCTGGCCGGGCTGGACTCGCTGGCGCTGGACGTGGTGCTGACCAATGTCGCACCGGCGCGCGACGAGGCCCGCCGTTATCTCGTCCACCGCATCGCCGAGCAGGCGGCGAGCCTGATCGGCACGCCGGAACGGGCCGGGCGCGACCGGCCGCTGGTGGATCTGCTGGTGCGCGAGCCCCTGGTGCTGCCGACCCGCGAGACGGCGATCCGCGCCGCCTTCGACGTGCTGGCCGCGCGTCTCGGCGTCGTGCCGCGCATCGCCGCGGAGGTGGACGACATGACGATGATCCGCCTGCTGGCGCGCGAGGATGCGGGGCTTGCCGTCATCCCGCCGATCGTCGTGCGGGACGAGCTGGCGAACGGCGTTCTGGTGGAGGCCGGCCCGCTGCCCGGCATCACCGAGGTCTTCCTGGCCGTGACGGTGGAACGGCGGTTTCCCAATCCGCTGCTGGCGGACCTTTTGTTCCGCACGCCCGAAGGGGTGCCGGCAAGCTCCGGGGACGGGGCGGCGACATGA
- a CDS encoding ABC transporter ATP-binding protein → MSTTPTLELQGVTRRFGPQTVLDRVDVSIPSGSFTALLGASGCGKSTTLRIMAGLDRPSEGAVLLNGTDVADRTAHERNVAMVFQSYALYPHLSVEQNIALPLAMRHLTTLGRMPVVGRFAPGSGEARAKIRRAVGEVAEMLGLEQLLHRKPAQLSGGQKQRVALGRALVRDPVLFLLDEPLSNLDARLRVKMRSELVALHKRTGRPFVYVTHDQSEAMAMADQIVVMIGGRVAQAGTPQDLYERPASREVAGFIGTNAINFFEPGGAPAGLHPAAGSAVIALRPEHLSPAASGTVEARLETAEYLGSEVVLALRAESGAELRAIAPGNYAIPAPGSAVRLGFDPAQVHVFDAASGQRIGEAA, encoded by the coding sequence ATGAGCACCACCCCGACACTGGAACTGCAGGGCGTCACGCGCCGGTTCGGACCGCAGACCGTCCTCGACCGCGTCGACGTCTCCATTCCCTCCGGCAGCTTCACCGCGCTGCTGGGCGCGTCCGGCTGCGGCAAGTCGACGACCTTGCGCATCATGGCCGGGCTCGACCGGCCGAGCGAGGGCGCCGTGCTGCTGAACGGCACGGATGTCGCCGACCGCACCGCCCATGAGCGCAATGTCGCGATGGTGTTCCAGTCCTATGCGCTCTACCCGCATCTGAGCGTGGAGCAGAACATCGCCCTGCCGCTGGCCATGCGCCACCTGACGACGCTCGGCCGCATGCCCGTCGTCGGCCGTTTCGCCCCCGGCAGCGGCGAGGCGCGCGCGAAGATCCGCCGCGCCGTCGGCGAGGTCGCGGAAATGCTCGGCCTGGAGCAGCTGCTGCACCGCAAGCCGGCGCAGTTGTCCGGCGGCCAGAAGCAGCGCGTCGCGCTCGGCCGCGCCCTGGTGCGCGATCCCGTCCTCTTCCTGCTCGACGAGCCGCTGTCCAATCTCGATGCAAGGCTGCGCGTGAAGATGCGCTCCGAGCTCGTCGCCCTGCACAAGCGCACCGGCCGGCCCTTCGTCTACGTCACCCACGACCAGTCCGAGGCCATGGCAATGGCCGACCAGATCGTCGTGATGATCGGCGGGCGGGTCGCCCAGGCCGGCACCCCGCAGGACCTTTACGAGCGCCCCGCCTCGCGCGAGGTCGCCGGCTTCATCGGCACCAATGCGATCAACTTCTTCGAGCCCGGCGGCGCGCCGGCCGGCCTGCATCCGGCGGCCGGCTCGGCGGTGATCGCGCTGCGGCCCGAGCATCTGAGCCCCGCCGCCTCCGGCACGGTCGAGGCCCGGCTCGAGACGGCGGAATATCTCGGCTCGGAAGTGGTGCTGGCCCTGCGGGCGGAGAGCGGCGCGGAGCTGCGGGCCATTGCGCCCGGCAACTACGCCATTCCCGCGCCCGGCAGCGCCGTGCGCCTCGGCTTCGACCCGGCCCAGGTCCATGTCTTCGACGCCGCGTCCGGCCAGCGCATCGGAGAAGCGGCATGA
- a CDS encoding YbcC family protein — MLTPPTSLATPHVAAFLQAADRAARRVPPAFPLDATVAVNPFLGQTGEDMAEAAARLARVAGSDIVPARRLHADALAAQTITAQDLQDALDAAPFADKPADVASLRTRLAQATAAPSPLPTLADLAARATGTDWPEIVARTAGLWAAGHFDRGQALWTPAPGRSAFAAWREWAQHDLTPELAGLSGFCRHVAACPDTPERAILRASETLGVTGAAAETLYHRLLVDLGGWAQHARYLLWQAELAGSTDATLTDLLAIRLVFEEALFLSFGDAVQEEWQAVLAAHTQAPEPTADQITDAILQEAAERAFQRRLAGHLHAPVQPTAGERPSLQAAFCIDVRSEVFRRALESLDTGVQTLGFAGFFGLPVAHHPHGSVESEAHLPVLLTPGMTSTAQLEPQAEAAGRIKARARRAWNRFRQAAVSSFAFVEAAGPLYAAKLVRDALSLAPAHHHHHHHDCAPRLDPALTARQKAETAATVLKAMSMTQGHARLVLLLGHGASTTNNPQESAYHCGACGGHTGEVSARLLAQLLNDPETRTGLAEMGLPIAADTLFLAGLHDTTTDEVTLFAKDAPSEAHAADLAAAREKLAEAGRLARIERAARLPGASHDRLALRARNWAETRPEWGLAGCSAFIAAPRGVTAGADLGGRAFLHSYDWRADEGMQVLELILTAPVVVASWISLQYYGSTVAPELFGGGNKLLHNVVGGIGVVEGNGGRLRAGLPWQAVSDGARLMHEPLRLSVLVEAPREAVQDILARHESLRALFDKGWMHLLLLEDGKVSARYRPGLAWETVSPPLQEAA; from the coding sequence ATGCTCACGCCTCCGACCTCCCTTGCGACGCCGCACGTCGCCGCATTCCTCCAGGCGGCCGACCGGGCCGCCCGGCGGGTGCCGCCGGCCTTCCCGCTGGATGCGACCGTCGCCGTCAATCCGTTCCTCGGCCAGACCGGCGAGGACATGGCAGAAGCCGCCGCGCGCCTTGCCCGGGTCGCCGGCAGCGACATCGTGCCGGCACGGCGGCTGCATGCCGATGCGCTCGCCGCGCAGACGATCACCGCGCAGGACCTGCAGGACGCGCTGGACGCCGCGCCCTTCGCCGACAAGCCGGCGGATGTCGCAAGCTTGCGGACGCGCCTTGCACAGGCCACTGCCGCCCCCTCGCCGCTGCCGACGCTCGCGGACCTTGCCGCCCGCGCCACCGGCACCGACTGGCCGGAGATCGTCGCCCGCACCGCCGGGCTGTGGGCCGCCGGCCATTTCGACCGGGGCCAGGCGCTGTGGACGCCGGCGCCCGGCCGCTCCGCCTTCGCCGCCTGGCGGGAGTGGGCGCAGCACGACCTGACGCCCGAGCTTGCCGGCCTTTCCGGCTTCTGCCGGCACGTCGCCGCCTGTCCGGACACGCCGGAGCGGGCGATCCTGCGCGCCTCCGAGACCCTTGGCGTCACCGGCGCTGCAGCCGAAACCCTCTACCACCGGCTGCTGGTCGATCTCGGCGGCTGGGCCCAGCATGCCCGCTACCTGCTCTGGCAGGCGGAGCTTGCGGGGAGCACCGACGCCACCCTGACCGATCTTCTGGCCATCCGGCTCGTCTTCGAGGAGGCGCTGTTCCTGAGTTTCGGCGATGCGGTGCAAGAGGAGTGGCAGGCCGTGCTCGCCGCCCATACGCAGGCTCCCGAGCCCACCGCCGACCAGATCACTGACGCCATCCTGCAGGAGGCGGCCGAGCGCGCGTTCCAGCGGCGGCTTGCCGGCCACCTTCATGCACCAGTGCAACCGACGGCCGGCGAGCGGCCCTCCCTGCAGGCGGCCTTCTGCATCGACGTGCGCTCGGAAGTGTTCCGGCGGGCGCTGGAAAGCCTCGATACCGGCGTCCAGACGCTCGGCTTTGCCGGCTTCTTCGGCCTGCCGGTCGCCCATCATCCGCATGGCTCGGTGGAGAGCGAAGCGCATCTTCCCGTGCTGCTGACGCCGGGCATGACCTCCACCGCCCAGCTGGAACCGCAGGCGGAGGCCGCCGGGCGGATCAAGGCGCGGGCGCGGCGGGCCTGGAACCGGTTCCGGCAGGCCGCCGTCTCCTCCTTCGCCTTCGTCGAGGCGGCCGGCCCGCTCTATGCGGCAAAGCTCGTGCGCGATGCGCTGTCGCTGGCGCCCGCTCACCACCATCATCACCATCACGACTGCGCGCCGCGGCTCGATCCGGCACTGACCGCCCGGCAAAAGGCCGAGACGGCGGCGACCGTGCTCAAGGCGATGTCGATGACGCAGGGCCATGCCCGGCTGGTGCTGCTGCTCGGCCACGGCGCCAGCACGACCAACAATCCGCAGGAAAGCGCCTATCACTGCGGCGCCTGCGGCGGCCATACCGGCGAGGTCTCGGCGCGGCTGCTGGCGCAGCTTCTCAACGATCCCGAGACCCGCACTGGGCTTGCCGAGATGGGTCTGCCCATCGCCGCCGACACGCTCTTCCTCGCCGGCCTGCACGACACCACCACCGACGAGGTGACGCTCTTCGCGAAGGACGCCCCGTCGGAGGCGCATGCGGCGGACCTTGCCGCCGCGCGGGAGAAGCTCGCCGAGGCGGGACGGCTCGCCCGGATCGAGCGGGCCGCCCGGCTGCCGGGCGCCAGCCACGACCGGCTGGCCTTGCGGGCGCGCAACTGGGCCGAAACCCGGCCCGAATGGGGGCTTGCCGGCTGCTCCGCCTTCATCGCCGCGCCGCGCGGCGTCACCGCCGGCGCGGATCTCGGCGGACGCGCCTTCCTGCATTCCTACGACTGGCGGGCGGACGAGGGCATGCAGGTGCTGGAGCTGATCCTCACCGCGCCGGTGGTCGTGGCGAGCTGGATCTCGCTGCAATATTACGGCTCGACCGTCGCGCCCGAGCTCTTCGGCGGCGGCAACAAGCTGCTGCACAACGTGGTCGGCGGCATCGGCGTCGTCGAGGGCAATGGCGGGCGGCTGCGCGCCGGCCTGCCCTGGCAGGCGGTCAGCGACGGGGCGCGGCTGATGCACGAGCCGCTGCGGCTGTCGGTGCTGGTGGAGGCTCCGCGCGAGGCGGTGCAGGACATCCTTGCCCGGCACGAGAGCCTGCGCGCCCTCTTCGACAAGGGCTGGATGCACCTCCTGCTGCTGGAAGACGGCAAGGTCTCGGCCCGCTACCGGCCCGGCCTTGCCTGGGAGACGGTCTCGCCGCCGCTGCAGGAAGCGGCATGA
- a CDS encoding Lrp/AsnC family transcriptional regulator yields MDEFDRKILSVIQDDASLSIAQVSERVGLSTTPCWRRLQKLEREGYIDGRVTLLNQSRIGLELTVFVMIRTSQHNTAWLEKFNSVVSLFPEIVEVNRLAGEYDYLLKVITKSNSSYDAFYKKFINLIELNDVTSCFSMEQIKRSTRLPLDAVDGGR; encoded by the coding sequence ATTGATGAGTTCGACAGAAAAATACTTTCTGTAATTCAAGATGATGCTAGCCTATCCATAGCTCAGGTTTCTGAGAGGGTAGGTCTCTCGACAACGCCGTGTTGGCGCCGCCTCCAGAAGCTCGAGCGAGAGGGGTATATCGACGGCCGCGTAACGCTTTTGAATCAAAGCAGGATCGGCCTCGAGCTCACGGTTTTCGTGATGATACGGACCAGCCAGCATAACACCGCCTGGCTGGAGAAGTTCAATAGCGTCGTGAGTTTATTCCCGGAAATCGTGGAAGTGAACCGACTGGCGGGCGAGTATGACTATCTCTTGAAGGTAATCACCAAGAGCAATTCGTCCTACGACGCCTTCTACAAGAAGTTCATCAATCTCATCGAGCTCAATGATGTCACATCCTGTTTCTCAATGGAACAAATCAAGCGAAGTACCCGACTACCACTCGACGCTGTCGATGGCGGACGCTGA
- a CDS encoding aminotransferase class V-fold PLP-dependent enzyme, whose protein sequence is MADADARIARIRTSVIGEGRAIETPFGVRPLVYADYVASGRGLSFIEDLIRDRILPDYGNTHTETSYTGRQTTVLREAARETIRKAVGADQRHAVIFTGSGATSAVNKLVRALQLQGRLPRRAALAGTPESELPVVFVGPYEHHSNDLPWRETGARIRRIPLNAAGGICLETLASELAAVGEGVPRIGVFSAASNVTGVKSDVRAIAKLLHAHGALFFCDYAAGAPYMPICISETAEGAGDHIDALFLSPHKFVGGPGASGLLICDKALFEGIEPTATGGGTVSYVTAEGHCYVSSVERREEAGTPNIVGDIKAGLALELKDRVGAHEIERREAAMVARAMRNWAQDPNIELLGPLDAERIGVFALNIRSGSKKLHYGLVVALLNDLFGIQARGGCSCAGPYGHALLGIGDDDALRHQQEVRGGQSVLRPGWVRLGFNYFFDERTTDYIIEAVRFVAAHGAAFMSLYKVNPQSGVWAMSGAGPKARPATLLEALAPDAALQQTAAAEVPDFDTCLETARRLATEQEAALAGLAGDPCGDCGEDDSLRWFWRPEELPLLHSQLIAGARTSIHKPPSRAS, encoded by the coding sequence ATGGCGGACGCTGACGCGCGCATCGCGCGGATCCGCACCAGCGTCATCGGCGAGGGCCGGGCGATCGAAACCCCCTTCGGCGTGCGGCCCCTCGTCTATGCGGACTATGTTGCCTCCGGGCGCGGACTGTCCTTCATCGAGGACCTGATCCGCGACCGCATCCTCCCCGACTACGGCAACACCCACACCGAAACCTCCTATACCGGCCGGCAGACGACGGTGCTGCGCGAGGCGGCCCGCGAGACCATCCGCAAGGCGGTCGGCGCCGACCAGCGCCATGCGGTGATCTTCACCGGCTCGGGCGCGACCTCGGCCGTCAACAAGCTGGTGCGCGCGCTGCAGCTGCAAGGCCGCCTGCCGCGGCGGGCGGCCCTGGCCGGGACGCCCGAGAGCGAGCTGCCGGTGGTCTTCGTCGGCCCCTACGAGCACCATTCCAACGACCTGCCCTGGCGCGAGACCGGCGCCCGCATCCGCCGCATCCCGCTGAACGCGGCCGGCGGCATCTGCCTTGAGACGCTGGCGAGCGAGCTCGCCGCCGTCGGCGAGGGCGTGCCGCGCATCGGCGTGTTCTCGGCTGCCTCCAACGTCACCGGCGTCAAGAGCGACGTGCGGGCGATTGCGAAGCTCCTGCATGCCCATGGCGCCCTGTTCTTCTGCGACTATGCGGCCGGCGCTCCCTACATGCCGATCTGCATCTCGGAGACGGCGGAAGGGGCGGGCGATCACATCGACGCGCTGTTCCTGTCGCCGCACAAGTTCGTCGGCGGGCCGGGCGCGTCCGGCCTGTTGATCTGCGACAAGGCGCTGTTCGAGGGCATCGAGCCGACCGCCACCGGCGGCGGCACGGTCAGCTACGTGACCGCGGAAGGGCATTGCTACGTCTCCAGCGTCGAGCGGCGCGAGGAAGCGGGCACGCCCAACATCGTCGGCGACATCAAGGCCGGCCTGGCGCTGGAACTGAAGGACCGCGTCGGCGCGCACGAAATCGAGCGCCGCGAGGCGGCGATGGTGGCACGGGCCATGCGCAACTGGGCGCAGGACCCGAACATCGAACTGCTGGGCCCGCTCGACGCCGAGCGCATCGGCGTCTTCGCGCTGAACATCCGCAGCGGCTCCAAGAAGCTGCATTACGGTCTCGTCGTCGCGCTGCTGAACGACTTGTTCGGCATCCAGGCGCGCGGCGGCTGCTCCTGTGCCGGCCCTTACGGCCATGCGCTGCTGGGGATCGGCGACGACGATGCGCTGCGTCACCAGCAGGAAGTGCGCGGCGGCCAGAGCGTGCTGCGGCCGGGTTGGGTGCGGCTCGGGTTCAACTACTTCTTCGACGAGCGCACCACCGACTACATCATCGAGGCGGTGCGCTTCGTTGCTGCCCATGGCGCGGCCTTCATGTCGCTCTACAAGGTCAACCCGCAGTCCGGCGTGTGGGCGATGAGCGGCGCGGGGCCCAAGGCGCGGCCTGCAACGCTGCTCGAGGCGCTTGCCCCCGATGCCGCGCTGCAGCAAACTGCGGCGGCGGAGGTGCCGGACTTCGATACGTGTCTTGAAACGGCGCGGCGGCTGGCGACCGAGCAGGAAGCCGCGCTGGCCGGCCTTGCCGGGGACCCCTGCGGCGATTGCGGCGAGGACGACAGCCTGCGCTGGTTCTGGCGGCCCGAGGAACTGCCGCTTCTCCACAGCCAGTTGATCGCCGGGGCGAGAACTTCTATCCACAAGCCCCCGTCCCGGGCCTCTTGA